In Bacillus spongiae, the DNA window TTTGATAAAATGGAAGATAACAAGAAAACTAACAAGAATTCATCAGAAAGGAGGAGTTTTATGACTGAGCAATTGGTAATGGAGCTATTGCGTGGCTCAAGTAAGCTATTTCTTCATCCGCTTTTCTATTTATCTTTTGTCGTCGTTTTTCTAGTGGGTTATTTACGTATTCAACGAGAGCGAAGAGATTTCCATGTACGTATATACGATATGTACCAAGAATTGCGGTTTTTATTACCAATCGGGATTGTTTTAGGAGTAGTCGGTTCTCTCATCACACTTGGAATAGGAGTGTCGATACCTTTTAGTGCGATAGTAGTTATGGGAGCGATCACGTTCATCTTGATGATATCCTCTAAACTTCGTCTCGTATCAGCAGCCTATACGATAGGGACAAGCTATTTGATTCTTGTCATAATGGATTATTTTCAGTGGGAGTTTTCTGTCTTTAATGTAACAGTTACAGGCCATAATGTGGAAGAACTGGTAGGAATGACGGTTTTATTAGCGTTGTTACTAATAATAGAAGGATTAATTATACAGTTGAATGGTGCTAAGCAAACGTCTCCCCAGTTTACGAAAAGTACGAGAGGGTTGACAGTGGGTACTCATATCTCTAAGCGCTTATGGCTATTACCGATGTTCCTTCTTATTCCTGGTGAAGGATTTTCTCTCCCATTTGATTGGTGGCCAATTGCCACAGTTGGGGAACAATCGTTTTTACTTATTCTTTTACCATTTCCAATCGGTTTTTATCAACGAATTCAATCAACATTACCGAAGCGGGCAATTAAGGAAACGGGTAAACAAGTATTTTGGTTAGGAGGATTTGTTGGAATCGCTGCTGCAAGTGGATATGTGTCTCCAACGCTTTCCGCTCTTGCTGTTGCTGTTGCCATCGTAGGTCGTGAATGGGTTGCGCTGAAGCAACGAAGTCAAGAGGATAACCGCCCATATTTTTTCTCTCCTCAAGATAAAGGAATGATGGTACTTGGTGTCATTCCAAATTCACCAGCAGATAAGCTCGGGCTTACGATTGGAGAAGTTATTGAAAAAGTAAATGGATTTTATGTGAAGGATGAACAGAGTTTTTATGATGCACTTCAAAAAAATCGAGCCTATTGTAAAATAGAAGTGCTCGATATAAATCAACAAATTCGTTTTGTTAAGGGAGCACTTTATGAAGGCGATCACCACGAGTTAGGTATACTATTTCCAAAAGAAGATAAACAATGGGAGCAAGCAGAGAGAGCTTAATAGGAGTTCTTCAAGGTTGTTTAAAAGGATAAACAAACAAGCAGGTGTGCAATCACCTGTTTTTTTGGTCTATTAAAAGAGGGTGTTGTGTACATTTATGAATAAAAGAACGGTTAAGGTATACTAGAAAAGGGGTATATTGTGTAAATTATGGAATTTTGAGATAATTGTTATTAAGTGAAATACCGCGACCATTCAGAAATAAGGGGTGATTAAAATTAGAAATATATCAAAAATATTAGGGGTAGTAGGAGGGTTCTCAAGCATAATTTTATGGATTGTATTTAACTTTTATAATCCTTATTCAAATTTAAACCAAACTGAACCGATGATCATTACATTTTTAATGTTGTTTCTCCCTGCTTGTTTAGCCATTATAGCTGCTATAAAACTTAAAAGAAGCTTAATGGTAATCGCATTTTTGTGGTCATTACCAATTAGTTTATATACAAGTGGTACCCCCGGAATTTTTGCTTTATTTGGAGTCACCAGTATAACTTATTTCATTAGTTTTCTTTTTATGGTAGTAGCCGAGAAAAGAGGTTCATTAGACATTCATTTGAAGAGTTGAAGGCCAATAGGAACTAGCTCTGTTTCAACAGTTAAATAAAGAATTAGAAATAATCGTTGCTGAAGTAAATCAACAAGTTACCGGATACGTTACTATACTGGTCAATTGTATTATAGAATCGTTTGCCTCAAAGAATATCCCTCAAATAAATGATTTTATATATACTCATTAAGTTTCAAAACAATGGTATAGGAAATAATATGATATATATTGCAGAAATGTTAGAAAAAGAAAAGGATGCCTCTGATTCCTTATTTGTAGGAGTACACTTCGGATATGCCCAAAGAATGTATGTTTTTATGATTTGGATGTTTGGTTTAATGGTGGACATAAGAACACTATACAAAGTGTAAAAATAATGATGAGTTAATATTGTATTTTCGGAAGCTTTTATTGAAGAGTTTAGTGCAGTTATCTTGAATTCAAGCTTCGTCAATCGGGTGCGCTTCAGGGAAAAGAAGCGTGCCCATTCTTTATGAAGTGGACCGGATATTTATCCTATTTAAAAAGATAAAGAGTTATTGCAGGAAAATGATGATTTTTAATAGAATATATGTTCTTGTGATTGTTTAGGAGGTTTAAGGAATGGATAAAACGTATCTTGAAATTAATAAGCAAAGTTGGGATGAAGCAGCGCATCGTTTTTTTGGTAGAAATCCTTTACCAGATTATGGGCCACTGGCACCTAGTGAGGATGAATTAAATTTATTTGGAGACGTTACAAATTTAAACGTATTAGAAATTGGCTGTGGCAGTGGACATTCTTTACGATACATGGATCAAAGAAATGCAGGTGAATTATGGGGGCTGGACTTATCAAAAAAACAGATTGAGGCAGCTAAAACAGTATTAAAGAATTGTCATTCACCAGTACATTTATTTGAGTCGCCAATGGAAGATAATCCAGGCTTGCCCACTAACCATTTTGACATTATTTTTTCTATTTATGCACTAGGATGGACGACTAATCTAGATAAAACATTTGCCAATGTAAATCAATACTTAAAAAAGGGTGGCATATTTATTTTTAGTTGGGAACACCCCATTTATAACCGTGTAAGTAATGAAAACAGTACTCTATTATTTAATAAATCTTATCATGAAGAAGGTTCTTACTATCATGAGGCGTGGAGCGAGCCCGCAGTGATGCAACAATATAAAATAAGTACATATATTAATACATTAATCAATAATGGATTTAAAATTGAAAGAATGATTGAGGATGTTCGTTTAACTAAGGAAGATATTCAAAGGGACTCAAATAGATGGTATTCTTATGAAAAAGCGAAAGCACTTCCTACATCTGTTATTATCAAAAGTCAAAAGTTATAGTTTCCTCAAGTAGAGAGTATTAGAGCCATACGTTATCGTAGTAAGGAAGGATGTTCCTACTATTATGGCAAATTATTGGTACAGAATTCATTTAATTGAAGCATGAAACTATTATACAATGATATTCGTACATAAATGTTCCGTTGTGTAGGGACGTGAGATTAGTGGAACTATTAAGTGTTTTTTTATTTTAGCTGTAGGTATTATCGCTTACCCTCCGCCTAAATGGCCCTTGATAATAACATTTATTATCATTTTTATCGGTACTGGGTTTATTTTGTCGCGATTGTAAGGGTATTCGTATTAAGTTCGTTTTATAGGGATTGGCGGGATAATCTACTATCGTGTTTTCTCTTATGCTAACTAATCATTGGCTCTCAATAAGGTTTTTGAAAGGATAGGTATTGAGTAAGTGAGCAACATTTTAGAGTATGGTGGAGGTTATGAACGATGACAACTGAAGATTTTTATTGTGATGAAGTTTTAAGTGGTAAAACACAAGTAAAGAAGGTATTAGAGACAGAAAATGTGTTGGCCTATTATCATACAAGGCCTTTTTACCCCACACATATTGTTGCCATACCTAAGAAGCACATAGCATCTCTCATTACATTAGAGGAGAGCGATAATGATTTATTACTTGAATTACTCGGGGTAATTAAACAAGTGGCGTCAATGGTTACAGAGGAAAAAGGTGCGTGTAGAGTAATAACAAACCTAGGAAATTATCAAGACTCGAAACATCTCCATTGGCATATTGTCTCTGGTAAACCGTTGAGGTAGTGATGGGATTAAAGAAAAGATTATACTGCAAGTTTTCAGAAATGTGCGCGTATTTATAAGATGGACGTAAAATTCTGAAACTGTAAATTATGAAAGAAATAATGTTCTTCTTTTTAAAATGAGGGTTATTCAAGAACTATACTATTTTTTAAACGAGGTGTTACTATGAGAAAATTAATTTCTAACTAATAGCAAAGGTTGCTATTAGTTGCTTAATGTTCTTAATGTTAAAAGAACTTTTGTAGCGGTCTTTGCTTATTTCTTATTTAAAAATAAGGAGGAGTAAAGAGATGGTATACAAAAAAGCTAAAAATGTTCTTCCCGATGAACTTATTGAAATGATACAGAATTATATAGATGGTGAATGTATTTACATTCCAGTTAAAGAAGGGAAAAGAAGTTCTTGGGGTTCAAAAAATGGTACTAGAAAAAAGATTAAAGAAAGAAATGCAGAAATAATTCGCCAATATACTCTAGGAGAGTCTATATCTACCTTAGCAAAAAGTTATTATCTCTCAAAGAAGAGTATTGAAAAAATTGTGTATGAACATAAGTAGGAAATTTAGCTACCTAGCTCTGTTTAGAGTCAGGTAGCTTTTCCTATAAATTTTTTTAAATCATTTATTAGGTAGCCTAATAAATGATTTACTCTTAAAATGAATATTAAGAGGCCAAAGAGAAATGAAGAAGTCGGTAGGTGAATTAATGGAAGGAATAAATTTAAATTATAAGAGTTCAGAGAAATTATTTAAAATAGATTGCGGAGATATCTATCTTCAAGAGTTTTCTATTCATGATGTAAATAGTATTTACAAAATCTCGAATCAGTCCGAAATAGTGAAATTCTTGCCAGACTGGAAATCAACAAAAGAACAAAGGTTAGATTGGGTAAGTAACTATGAAATACCAGCAAATAAAGCTTTTCTTGGTGCAGTTGAAAAGCAATTAAATCTAGATAAACATATTTTAAAACTAGGAATATTTATTAAAGAAAATCATAAATTTATTGGTTGGTGCTGTACAGGCATTAAAGAGGAGCTTCCTTTACCAAATAGAGAAATTATGTATGCTGTTTCGAGTGAGTATCAAAAAAAAGGATACGCTACTAAAGCGTCTAAAGGTTTAATTAACTATTTGTTTACAAATACAAATGTAGATGTCATAAATGCAGTAGCTTTACTTCACAATGTATCATCAAATAAAGTTATTCAAAAATGTGGATTCACTTATTTGTGCCAAACGAAAATAGAAGATGATCTTTACTGTCACTATGTATTGAATAAGTCAGAGTGGCTCGATTCATAATAGATTGAATGGTATAGGTTTACATATGAAATAGATTAATATCGTTAATGTAGATAACCAAGGAAAGTGTCTGAGTAAAATATTATAGAATTCTCTATTTTGAGGAAGAGGAACAAATAGATGAGGGGAATATAAGTTACAGCCAAAGAAGCTCTCAATGGAAGATCATGCTGATGTTAACCGAAGCCATAAACGAATTGCTGAGTATTTGGAATAGACACTTCAAAGCCCTCACTATATGCTCTACGTCAGGAGAGAATATTTGAATAAGAAAAAGCTAACACCTTATTTAAGTTTATTAGCTTTTTCCTTTATTACTCTAATCTTTGTAATAAAATTTTCTCTCATTAAAATAGAAACGAAGCTTTACCATTCCTATATCATTTCTTCTGTTAATACAAGATATTCTTCAATAGCTTCTTCTAACGGCTTGAGCGAAGTTTCCCAGAAGTCTTTTTTGTTAAGATCTTTATTTAAATAAGCCGAAGCTAATTGTTCTACAGTCATTCTTCCTGTATTACGTAATAGATGATCAAACTGTTTTTGAAATAGCGATCCTTTTTCTTTAGCCATCATATAAATCCCGTTGCTAAATAGGTAGCCAATCGTATAGGGAATATTATAAAAGGCTTTTTCCGTACTATAAAAATGTTGGATATAAATCCATTTATACAAATCAATTTCCTTAATCTGTCCACCGTACACATCATTTTCTAATTGCAACATCAAAGCTTTGATTTCTTCTGTCGTAACGAATCCTATTTTCCGTTTCTCATATAACTTAACTTCAAATTCAAACATCGCAGGAACGGTTGCCACGTATGTTAGTCCGTTTAAGATTTTCATTTCCAGCAAAGTTAATTTTTCTTTCCTAGTTTTTGTCTGATCAATCGCAGCGTCAAGGACAAAGTTTTCCATAAAGGTAGAGGCAGTTTCTGCCACACTTGTCCCTTTTTCCTGAGCAAAAGGCGGCTCTTCGTGTAATATAACATTATGATAGGCATGACCAAGTTCATGCGCTAATATGACAACATCTTGATATGTTCCCCTAAACGTATAGAATACTCTACTCTCTTTCGAAAGTGGCATTGAAGCGCAAAAGCCTTGTACTGCCTTATTCGGACGGTCTTCCGCTTCAATCCAACCTGCTTCGAACGCATTTTTGGCAAATTCCCCTAACTTTGGGCTAAATTGATGGAATTGTGCAATAATGAGTCTTTTTGCTTCCTCATATGTTATTTGTTTATCTGACGTAAAGCTAGGTATATTCATATCATACCAAGCGATATCTTCAAGTTTATCAATCATTGATTTCCGTTTGATAAACTTTCCAACCATATTATGATGTTGCTTTATTGTTGAAACCATCATATGTAACGATTCTTCACTTATTCGATTTTGATTCAATGTCTCTTTTAACATAGGCCACCCTCGCTGTTCATACATCTTTAATCGGTAGCCTGCTATAGCATTTAATATAGAGGAGAATGAATCCGCACTTTTTCCAAATACTTTTTGAACGGATTCAGCAGCTTGTTGGCGTACCCTCCGTTCGTTAGAGAACATTGACTGATGTAACGCCTGACCATACGGTACAAGCTCTTCTTCTCCATTAACTTGAAGAGGGATTTTTACTTGGTTAATTAGCTGTTCATAATGATCCTCCCAAGCTGTAAAACCATTAATGGATAAAGCACTTATTATGTTTTCTATCTCAAGAGATAAGCGACTTTTTGCTGCATTGTTTTTTTCTTCTAAATAAAAGCGAATTGGTTCTATGCTTTCTTGCTGGATAAAATTTTGCCAGGATTGCTCTGAAAGGTTCAATAATGATTGATCTAACTCTCCTTGAACTGACATCAAATCTACTTTTATCTCTGAGCAAAAGGACATCAAATTAGACATATTTACATTTGTTACGTCTTCAGATTGCAGACAGATTAAAAAGTCATCTAGCTCTTCCCACGTACTCATCACTTGTTGAACCTCTTGAAGGATTTCACTTAACCTATCTATGTTTCCTCTTCCATTAGAAGCATTATACGCCTGTACTTTCTTTAGTAATTCATTAATCTCATCGTTTAGTAGAATCATTTTTTCTTTTACTTGGTCATGGTGAATTCCACCGAAATATAACCGATCTAAGTCCCAATTTTGACTAATGATTTCTTCCATAGTTCATTCCCCCCATTTGATAAGAATGTTTTTACATTGGCGCCATTAACTATGTAGTCTCATAAAACGCGAGTTTCTGAATAATGTCATCATTGATTTTCTCCTTCTTCTGTTGAAGCTTCAAATCCCACACTTGAAATGAAAAATCTAGTTTTCTCTCCCTTATTGTTCTTCTCTAAAGTGGCCAATTCATCTAATAGATTATGATATTTTTTTTTCCACTCCATAAACTGGTCGCGATTAATATTTACATAGGTTTGAATAGAAATGATTGGCCAGTCCATATACTCACCTGACGTAACTGAAAATGATTCCTCCGGTGCAGAGAGAGTTTCCGCTTTTGACTTAGATAATATGGAATAAATTGATGCTCGAATAGATTCTTTAAGTTCATTCAAATGAGGAATAAGCTCTGGGTCTATCACGATATCTGTTCCAGATGTGATGTAAAATTTTTGAGCAATTCCATTTAACAGCTCTATTTTTTCAATGTAGACTATCCCAACTTTCTCTAGTTCCTTTAAATGATAATGGATCTTTGGTGCGGAGACGTTTAAACTCTCGCCGATTTGTTTCCCAGTTTTGGATTTGTGAGCTATTTGGGAAATAACACTGATTCTTAAAGGATCACTAATCGCTTTTAATTGTTCATACGTTTTAATCATTAATATACTGTTGGAAGACACTATTCAACTCTCCTTTAACGTTCAAATTTATTTTAACGTTAACAAATGTTTTTCCATATTACAACAATACAATTGAGAAAATAAGGGAAATATGTAAATTAAATTACCACTTAATTAACTTGTTAATTTAATAAGTATGGAAAAAACTTACTGGGTTTATCGTTAATGGGGATACTTGATGAGTGAATATAGGAGAGAATTCATTCCTACCTTTTCTTTAAAAATGGGGAAAAATAATGGTATAACTTCTTGTTCCTATAATAGGAATTTGAGAAAAATGTTGTTAAGATAGATGGGAGTATTGTAAAAATAACATAATTTCCGTTTTATCTAGTAAACATATTTTTCAGGAGGTAATGATGGATACTAAAGTAAATGTTCACAAGGTAAAGGTTGAAGGGACAGAGTTATATTATGAATATATTGATAAGTCCAATAATAATTTAACAATAGTATTTGATTCTGGATTTGGGTGGGAGTTAGGCAATTGGCAGCCAATAAGAGAGGATGTTTCAAAGTTTGCAAATATGTTTATGTATGATCGAGCAAATGTAGGTAAAAGCGAGGATACAATTCAAAATAAACATAGTGAGCAAAATATAGTAAATCTTAGAAATTTACTTCAAAAAGTAGAGATAAAACCTCCCTATATATTAGTAGGTCACTCGTATGGAGGAGTAAATGTAAGATTATATGCAAATACCTATCCAGAAGAAGTTGCTGGAGTAATTCTAATTGATTCATGTCACGAAGACCAAAATAAAAAAATGGTCCCTTTATGGACTAAAGAGTTACAAGAAGATTATTACAGTGGTTTTCAATTCGAAAGTTCTCTTAGTGAATTTGAAGAAAGTTTAAAACAAGTTAGGACTGTTAAATCACTAGGGAATATTCCGCTTACGGTTGTAACTGGTGGTACACAACCACATCATACTCCAGAAGCTTGGGCATATTGGATGACCTTTCAAAAAGATTTAGCGAAATTATCTTCAAATAGTAAACATATTATTGTAGACGACGCTGGACATGCTGTTCATGTTGACAACCCAAAGGCTGTTACGAAAGTGATTAAGGAAATGGTAGATGAAGTAAAAAATAGTTTATGAAATTTCTAGAATGAATTCAAATCAAAAATGATTACCTAAATAATGTAGGACCATCTTCCGTAATAGGGAACAATTGAAGAAACGACAGATTAAAAATAATTGATAGTAAAAAAGTCAATAATTATTAGGAGAAGAAGGCATTTTGGTTCTATTTTTTTCAAAATGGCTTCTCTTTCTCTTTGTTTTTGATGAAGTTCTCTATCTTATGTAGAAACATGTTGTGAAATAAGAAAGTTTCAACGTAAAGTGGAAGATATAAGGTTCACAGGGAGATGGTAACTTGAGAGTTGAAAAAGTGATGGAATATGATTTAAAAGATGAAATGAGACTAGAATTACAACAGTTATTAGTAGAATGTTTTTCAGACGATTACCCAAAGGATAGGTATTACTTCAAGCAGTTACCACATTTTCGGTTTATTGTATTTAATGATAATAGTCAACTTGTTGGTCACGTTGGGTTAGATTATAGAGTGATGAACTTAAATGGAGAACCAACAAAGGTCCTTGGAGTAATAGACTTATGTGTAGCAAAAAATGATCGTTCAAAGGGAATAGGCTCATTACTGCTGGCTAAAATAGATTTGTTTTGTAAGCATAAAGCTGTAGATTTTATACTCTTGTTTGCGGATAACAAAAACTTGTACTTGAAAGCTGGATTTAAACCAGTTAGAAATAGATGCAAATGGTTGAAAATAGACGACGAAAATCAAAAAATTTATGGAATAGGGCATGAGAAAATAGAGGGGCTGATGATTAAAGAAGTGGGCAATAGAAAATGGCAAGCTGGGGAATTAGATTTATTAGGTTATTTATATTAAACAAATGAAATCAAGGTAGAGAAGTGTCCCTTTTATTATTCATTTTCCTTGGAATATGTTCACTTAAAATTATTTAATTTAATGAAAAGCATCAAAAAATAATAATTGATACTCCATCACTGTTAGTAATGACAGCGGTAGATTTTTACGTTAAAACGGATGGAAAGTTAGGGGATTCGTTTGGTTAGGCTCTCCTGGGGAAGCGTATGTATTATTAACGTATGAAATTCCGAAGGATACAAATCGCTTGGCGTTGATATACCGAAACAATATTAAGCCTGGTGATTATGTGATTGAGGTTCCAAACTAACAGTAGGTGACATCATTCTAACAGTTTGTGGTAAATAAGGGTGACTAAGAGTGAGAACAATGTTGGATTCCTTTATAAAAATAATTCCAAGGGTAACAGAGTAACGCTTAGGTACATCCTCACTTCAATTGTGATAATCCTTGCACAAGAAAAGAGAAGGGACATTCCCTTCTCTTTTCTCTTATAGGTGTTTTTGAAAACAAATAAAATATGTAAAAAGATTTGGAAGGGCAGGACCCAACAGTACAATCTGTTCCAGCCTGACAAGCATCTTTCTCAACCGAAGAAGCCTGGTTCAGGAACATTCAAAACAAAATAGGTATACTTTTAATCGCGATAAGGTGTTACACAAAGTTTTATAAACTATTTATAGCAGTGAATGGAATAGGAGTTGCTTTCTTTACACTATACTGTTGATCGAAAACAATAAAGGCAGGAAAAAAAGAAATCTTTAATGTAGTTAGAAGTTCCTTCTCTACTAAATAAACATCAATTTTATTGTTGTATAACTTTAGAAATTGTTTTGCTTGCTCTTCTTCATCTGATTGGAACAAAACAAAATAATTGAATTTCACATTATCATTTGAGAGAGAAAAAAATTCCTCAAAATTGATACTACAGTGAATGCATGATTTA includes these proteins:
- a CDS encoding PDZ domain-containing protein; the protein is MTEQLVMELLRGSSKLFLHPLFYLSFVVVFLVGYLRIQRERRDFHVRIYDMYQELRFLLPIGIVLGVVGSLITLGIGVSIPFSAIVVMGAITFILMISSKLRLVSAAYTIGTSYLILVIMDYFQWEFSVFNVTVTGHNVEELVGMTVLLALLLIIEGLIIQLNGAKQTSPQFTKSTRGLTVGTHISKRLWLLPMFLLIPGEGFSLPFDWWPIATVGEQSFLLILLPFPIGFYQRIQSTLPKRAIKETGKQVFWLGGFVGIAAASGYVSPTLSALAVAVAIVGREWVALKQRSQEDNRPYFFSPQDKGMMVLGVIPNSPADKLGLTIGEVIEKVNGFYVKDEQSFYDALQKNRAYCKIEVLDINQQIRFVKGALYEGDHHELGILFPKEDKQWEQAERA
- a CDS encoding class I SAM-dependent methyltransferase: MDKTYLEINKQSWDEAAHRFFGRNPLPDYGPLAPSEDELNLFGDVTNLNVLEIGCGSGHSLRYMDQRNAGELWGLDLSKKQIEAAKTVLKNCHSPVHLFESPMEDNPGLPTNHFDIIFSIYALGWTTNLDKTFANVNQYLKKGGIFIFSWEHPIYNRVSNENSTLLFNKSYHEEGSYYHEAWSEPAVMQQYKISTYINTLINNGFKIERMIEDVRLTKEDIQRDSNRWYSYEKAKALPTSVIIKSQKL
- a CDS encoding HIT domain-containing protein — protein: MTTEDFYCDEVLSGKTQVKKVLETENVLAYYHTRPFYPTHIVAIPKKHIASLITLEESDNDLLLELLGVIKQVASMVTEEKGACRVITNLGNYQDSKHLHWHIVSGKPLR
- a CDS encoding CD3324 family protein — its product is MVYKKAKNVLPDELIEMIQNYIDGECIYIPVKEGKRSSWGSKNGTRKKIKERNAEIIRQYTLGESISTLAKSYYLSKKSIEKIVYEHK
- a CDS encoding GNAT family N-acetyltransferase, producing the protein MKKSVGELMEGINLNYKSSEKLFKIDCGDIYLQEFSIHDVNSIYKISNQSEIVKFLPDWKSTKEQRLDWVSNYEIPANKAFLGAVEKQLNLDKHILKLGIFIKENHKFIGWCCTGIKEELPLPNREIMYAVSSEYQKKGYATKASKGLINYLFTNTNVDVINAVALLHNVSSNKVIQKCGFTYLCQTKIEDDLYCHYVLNKSEWLDS
- a CDS encoding M3 family oligoendopeptidase, yielding MEEIISQNWDLDRLYFGGIHHDQVKEKMILLNDEINELLKKVQAYNASNGRGNIDRLSEILQEVQQVMSTWEELDDFLICLQSEDVTNVNMSNLMSFCSEIKVDLMSVQGELDQSLLNLSEQSWQNFIQQESIEPIRFYLEEKNNAAKSRLSLEIENIISALSINGFTAWEDHYEQLINQVKIPLQVNGEEELVPYGQALHQSMFSNERRVRQQAAESVQKVFGKSADSFSSILNAIAGYRLKMYEQRGWPMLKETLNQNRISEESLHMMVSTIKQHHNMVGKFIKRKSMIDKLEDIAWYDMNIPSFTSDKQITYEEAKRLIIAQFHQFSPKLGEFAKNAFEAGWIEAEDRPNKAVQGFCASMPLSKESRVFYTFRGTYQDVVILAHELGHAYHNVILHEEPPFAQEKGTSVAETASTFMENFVLDAAIDQTKTRKEKLTLLEMKILNGLTYVATVPAMFEFEVKLYEKRKIGFVTTEEIKALMLQLENDVYGGQIKEIDLYKWIYIQHFYSTEKAFYNIPYTIGYLFSNGIYMMAKEKGSLFQKQFDHLLRNTGRMTVEQLASAYLNKDLNKKDFWETSLKPLEEAIEEYLVLTEEMI
- a CDS encoding winged helix-turn-helix domain-containing protein, with the protein product MSSNSILMIKTYEQLKAISDPLRISVISQIAHKSKTGKQIGESLNVSAPKIHYHLKELEKVGIVYIEKIELLNGIAQKFYITSGTDIVIDPELIPHLNELKESIRASIYSILSKSKAETLSAPEESFSVTSGEYMDWPIISIQTYVNINRDQFMEWKKKYHNLLDELATLEKNNKGEKTRFFISSVGFEASTEEGENQ
- a CDS encoding alpha/beta hydrolase, with the protein product MMDTKVNVHKVKVEGTELYYEYIDKSNNNLTIVFDSGFGWELGNWQPIREDVSKFANMFMYDRANVGKSEDTIQNKHSEQNIVNLRNLLQKVEIKPPYILVGHSYGGVNVRLYANTYPEEVAGVILIDSCHEDQNKKMVPLWTKELQEDYYSGFQFESSLSEFEESLKQVRTVKSLGNIPLTVVTGGTQPHHTPEAWAYWMTFQKDLAKLSSNSKHIIVDDAGHAVHVDNPKAVTKVIKEMVDEVKNSL
- a CDS encoding GNAT family N-acetyltransferase is translated as MRVEKVMEYDLKDEMRLELQQLLVECFSDDYPKDRYYFKQLPHFRFIVFNDNSQLVGHVGLDYRVMNLNGEPTKVLGVIDLCVAKNDRSKGIGSLLLAKIDLFCKHKAVDFILLFADNKNLYLKAGFKPVRNRCKWLKIDDENQKIYGIGHEKIEGLMIKEVGNRKWQAGELDLLGYLY